GAGCGCGGTCCAGAATCCGTCGACGTGGAAACTGAGGTCGAGCTGCGTGGCCAGCCATGAGGTCAGCAGCAGCATCAGGGCGTTCACGACCAGCGTGAACAGTCCCAGGGTGAGCACGAAGAGGGGCAGCGAGAGCAGCTTCACGAGCGGCTTGACGATCAGGTTGACCAGGCCGAAGACCAGGGCGACGAGGATCAGTGTGAGTGTCCGCCGGCCGAGGCTGCTGCCGTCGTCGAGGGTGATGCCGGCGAGCAGCCACACGGCGACGGCCAGGGCCGCGGCGTTGGCGAGCGTCTTGACTACGAAATTCGTCATGTGTCTGATCGTGGCAGAGAAGATCCCGGTGGGACATCCGCAGACCAGCGGATGCGAGGGAACGATCGAGTACAAGGGGCACAACCACGATGAAAGCCTTCCGGCTTGACGAGCTCGAAGCGGAAAGGGCCGCCAATGACGGCGCCTATCTGCAGTTCCTGCGTGAGCGGAACATGTCGGTCGGGCTCTACGCGCTCGACGCCGGCCAGACTGATCCGCAGCGGCCGCACGGGCAGGACGAGGTGTACTTCGTCGTCAGCGGCCGGGCCTCGATCACTGTCGGGGACGAGACCACCACCGTGGCGCGGGGCAGCGTCGTCTACGTCCCGGCAGGCGTCCCGCACAAGTTCCACCACATCACCGAGGACCTGAAGGTGATGGTGGTCTTCTCCCCGCCGGAGAGCTGACTGACGGTTCCGCGGACCAGGGTCGGGGCCCCGATCCGCCGAACACCCCCTAAGGGGCGGATCAGGGGACTCCGGGGGCTCCGGCGACCCGATCGGAGCCTGCGGACTCCTAGCATCGAGGGCAGGAAGTCACACACGGGAAGACCGGGAAGAGGTCGAGGACATGAACGGCATCCGAGAGATATTCGCAGGCATGCCCTGGTGGGTTAAGTGGGTCGCCGTCCCGCTGCTGGCCCTGTTCGTCTTCGGCGGTGTCATCACCAGCATCCTGGGCGCGCTGATCTCGTTCGCCTTCAAGCTGCTGCTCTTCGTCGGCCTCGTCGCCGGTCTGATCTTCGTAGTGAAGAAGGTCGGCGGCGGAACGTCGAAGTCCTCCTCCGGCGAGTGGTAGGACGGCCGACAGGTGACAGGCGGGACCGGCTTCGGCATTAACCCAGCTGAGGGAACGAGGCGCCCTGAACGGCTCACGGCCACGGAAACGGTGGATAGAGTCGCGATCTGTGCCGATCCCTGGGCACCGAAAGCCGATATCACCTCCTGACCTGAGGTGATGCCGACGACCCGCCGAGCGCGACCCCCAGGACCGGCACGCGCGGGGGTGGACCCCGCCGAGCGGGTCACCCCGAAGGCCCGCTGCCACGCCTGGGGGTGAGCTGTGTCTCCGGTCCACAATGCCGGTGTGCCGACACTGATCGGTTCGGTGCAGAGGGCGCTGAGGCTGTTGGAAGCCGCGGGATCCCATAGCGGGGGAGCCCCGGCGAAGCAGCTGGCGCGTGAGGCCGGGCTCCCGCTTCCCACCGCCTACCACCTGCTGCGCACCCTGACGCACGAGGGCTATCTCCGCAGAGAGTGCGGAGTCTTCGTACTCGGCGACGCGGCCGGCAGGCTGGCCGGCGGGGGACTCCAGCAGAAACGTCGCAGCATGATCCTCGACTCGCTCGCGCACTTCCGTGACGTCGTCGGCGCACCCGTCTACTTCGCGGTCTACCGCGAGGGTGAAATCGAGGTCGTGGGGGTCTCGGACACCCCGGGCAGTCCGGCCTGCGAGGAGTGGGCCGACTTCCGCGAGACGGGGTACGCGCACGCCATCGGGCAGTGCCTGCTCGGCCAGCTCGACGAGGACGCGCGCAAGGACTATTACGACCGCCATCCGGTGGAGGCCATCACCCCTTATACCGTGCGCGATCTGCGCTCCCTGGAGAACCGGATCGGGGCCCTCGGGCGAATGCAGCCTGTAATCGAGCGGCAGGAATATGCCCTCGGCACGGTCTGCGCCGCCATCCCCATCACGGCCGGGGATGCGGCCGCGACTATGGCCATTTCCTTGCCCCTGCATCAGGAAGATCGATTGCTGTATGTAGTCGATCGACTACGGAGTGAAGTAGGCGCGCTGTTGAGTACCCTCTCGTTCTCTATCAGTATCTGAAAACTCACTCCTTGTGATCTGCTAGCGCTTCCACCACTCTTGTCAAGAGGGCCCTGGGGGATCATTCCTGGCCACTTCCACTACAGCGGGGTAGTCAATGCGCGAGTCGGTACAGGCAGAGGTCATGATGAGCTTCCTCGTTTCCGAGGAGCTCTCGTTCCGGATCCCGGTGGAACTCCGGTACGACACCCGTGATCCCTACGCAGTCCGCCTGACTTTCCACCTTCCCGGAGACGCGCCCGTGACCTGGGCGTTCGGCCGGGAGCTCCTCCTCGACGGCATCAACAAGCCATGCGGTGACGGCGACGTGCACATCGCCCCCACCAGCCCCGAGGAGTTGTCCGACGTCCACATCCGCCTCCAGGTCGGCGGCGACCGGGCCCTGTTCCGCGCCAGCGCGGCGCCGCTCGTCGCGTTCCTCGACCGCACGGACCGGCTCGTTCCGCTCGGACAGGAACGCAACACCGGCGACTTCGAGGAGCACCTCGACGAGGCGCTCGGCAGAATCCTGGCCGAGTCGCAGCAGAACGAGCAGAACGCCGGCTGACGCACCGCCCAGCCTGAACCGTCGTTCAGCGCTTGCGCCGACGGCCCCGGCCGCGGACCGGTCCAGAGGCCGGGGCCGCGGCCGCCGCCGGAGCGGCGCCCGGGGATTCCGGCCGGTCGGCCGAGACCACCAGTGCGGCTAGTGCCGTCGTCACGGGCACCGAGGCCACCAGCCCGATCGAGCCCACGAGGGTCCGTACGATCTCCACCGCGACCAGCTCGCTGTTCGCCACCGATCCCATGCTGCTGTTGGCGATCGAGAACAGCAGGAGCAGGGGGAGCGCGGCGCCCGCGTAGGCCAGCACCAGGGTGTTGACCACCGACGCGATGTGGTCGCGGCCGATCCGGATGGCGGCCCGGTACAGGGACCGGGGCCCCATCGACGGGTCGGCCTGATGGAGTTCCCAGACTGCCGAGGTCTGGGTGACCGTCACATCGTCGAGCACACCCAGCGATCCGATGATCACCCCGGCCAGCAGCAGGCCGCTCATGTCGATGTCCGGGTAGAGCCCGTGGATCAGACCGGTGTTGTCGTCGGTGTTGCCGCTGAGGAAGGCCCAGTCGATGAACACCGACCCCAACAGCCCGATGAGCAGCAGCGACACGAGTGTGCCGAGGACCGCAACCGACGTACGGGCGGTCAGGCCGTGGCACATGTAGAGCGCGATCAGCATGATCGCGCTCGCCCCCACCACCGCGACCACCAGCGGGTTCGACCCCTGGAGGATGGCGGGGAGGATGAAGAGCGTCAGCACGCCGAAGCTGACGACCAGGGCGATCAGCGCGAACAGCCCGCGCATCCGCCCGACGAGTACGACCGACAGCGCGAAGATGCCCGCCAGCACCGCGAGCGGGAGCTTGCGGTTCACGTCGATCACCGAGTACTGGAGGTCGCGGGGCGCGTCCGGTGCGTAGGCCACCACCACCTCCTGACCGTCCGCCAACTGCCGTGGTGCGCCAGGCTGGACGATCTCCACGAAGGTGCGTCCCCGGTCCGGGCCGCTCCCGATCTCGACCGTGGCCTTCTTGCACTCACCGGTCTGCGCGCCCCGGGCCCCGCCACCCGGCGCGGTCGGGGTCCCGCCCGCCGCCGGTACCTGTGCGGCGTTCACGGATTTGCAGTCGACGTGTTCCAGCGAGACGACTCTGGCCTGCTGCGTCTGCCGGTCGAAGCCCACCCCGGTCCGCTCGTGGGCGGGGGTGCCGCCGGGCCAGAGCACCACCAGGCCGACGAAGACCGCTGCGGCGAAGGGGATCAGTACGGCCGCGATGACCTTGCGCAGATGCTTCGAGACGGGGGCGGCGGGGCCGTGGCCGTGACTGTGTGAATGCCCGGAGGAATGTCCGTGGCCGTCGTGGGTGTGACCGGTGTGGACACCGGGGTCCGTGGGCTCGATGGGGGGCTGCGGCGAAGACGTCACCAGCAGATCATCGCAAGAGATGAGGGGGCCCACTGTTCAGCACGCCATGGATGACGCTAGCGTGGGGGCTACTTTGCACAACGCGGGAGCTCGGAGCACCGGGCTGAGAGGACGCTGATCACCGTACGCGCATCACAGATGCGTACGGGAGGAGGCTGCGTCGACCGCCGAACCTGTTACCGGGTAATGCCGGCGTAGGGAGATAGGTCTCATGACCATTCAGGACGCACGCACGCCTGCCGTCAGCCAGGAAGCCGACGGCGGGGCCGAGCGCAAGCCCGGCTGGCACAAGGGCTACGTGGCGGGCTCCCGCCCCGACATCCGGGTGCCGGTCCGCCAGGTCCACCTCACCAACGGCAAGGACGTGACGCTGTACGACACGTCCGGTCCGTACACCGACCCGCAGATCGAGACCGATGTGCGGCGCGGCCTCGCCCCGCTGCGCGAGAACTGGATCATCGGCCGCGGGGACACCGAGGAGTACGCCGGCCGCCCCGTCCGCCCCGAGGACGACGGCATCAAGCACACCTCGCCGCGCGGTGGCCTCAAGAACCTCGACGCGGTTTTCCCCGGCCGCCCCCGCCAGCCCCGCCGGGGCCGTGACGGCGCCGCCGTCACGCAGCTCGCGTACGCCCGCCGGGGCGAGATCACCCCGGAGATGGAGTACGTCGCGATCCGCGAGAACGTCTCCCCCGAGGTCGTCCGCGAGGAGATCGCCGCGGGCCGCGCGGTCCTCCCGGCGAACGTGAACCACCCCGAGATCGAGCCGATGATCATCGGCAAGAAGTTCCTGGTGAAGGTCAACGCCAACATCGGCAACTCCGCCGTCACCTCCTCCATCGAGGAGGAGGTGGAGAAGATGACCTGGGCGACCCGCTGGGGTGCGGACACGGTCATGGACCTCTCGACGGGCCGCAACATCCACACCACCCGCGAGTGGGTGCTGCGCAACTCGCCCGTGCCGATCGGCACCGTGCCGCTCTACCAGGCGCTGGAGAAGGTCGACGGCCGCGCCGAGGAGCTGACCTGGGAGATCTACAAGGACACGGTCATCGAGCAGGCCGAGCAGGGCGTCGACTACATGACGGTCCACGCCGGCGTGCTGCTGCCGTACGTACCGCTGACCGCCCGCCGCAAGACCGGCATCGTCTCGCGCGGCGGCTCGATCATGGCCGCCTGGTGCCTCGCGCACCACAAGGAGAACTTCCTCTACACCAACTTCGAGGAGCTCTGCGAGATCCTGGCGACGTACGACGTCACCTACTCCCTCGGTGACGGTCTGCGCCCCGGTTCCATCGCGGACGCCAACGACGCGGCGCAGTTCGCCGAACTGAAGACGCTGGGCGAGCTCAACACCATCGCCAAGCGCCACAACGTCCAGACGATGATCGAGGGCCCGGGCCACGTCCCGATGCACAAGATCAAGGAGAACATCGACCTCCAGCAGGAGATCTGCGAGGAGGCGCCGTTCTACACGCTCGGTCCGCTGACCACGGACGTCGCGCCCGCGTACGACCACATCACCTCGGGCATCGGCGCCGCGATGATCGCCTGGTGGGGCACGGCGATGCTCTGCTACGTCACGCCCAAGGAGCACCTGGGCCTGCCCAACCGCGACGACGTCAAGACCGGCGTCATCACGTACAAGATCTCCGCGCACGCGGCGGACCTGGCCAAGGGGCACCCGGGCGCGCAGGAGTGGGACGACGCCCTGTCCGACGCGCGGTTCGAGTTCCGCTGGGAGGACCAGTTCAACCTGGCCCTGGACCCGGACACGGCCCGTGAGTTCCACGACGAGACCCTGCCCGCCGAGCCGGCCAAGACCGCGCACTTCTGCTCCATGTGCGGTCCGAAGTTCTGCTCGATGAAGATCTCGCAGGACATCCGCCGAGAGCACGGCGGAGACCTGAAGGCCGACGAGATCCAGGCCGGAATGGCGGAGAAGTCCGCCGAGTTCGCGGCTTCGGGCAACCGCGTCTACCTGCCGCTGGCCGACTGAGTCAGCCGGCAGGGCGACACGGACCCGGCTGACGGGCGGACCCGCGACCCATGGGGGGAGTCGCGGGCCCGCCCGTTTTTTCGTGCCGTCGGACAGATGGGTCGGGCACGCGGTCGTCATGCGGCCGACATGCGCCATTGGAGTCGCCGCGATAGTCCGATAAGTGGACTTGCCTGCGGGGTATCCCGCCGCGGACGGCATCGGTTCCCACGCTACCGATGTGGCCGACGAGGCCCACCACGATCGTTCGACCGGTTTCGAGAAGGAGTGGTATGCGTCCTGAGAACAGGTCCAGGCCGGCCCTGGGCCCGCTGCCGAGGAGCAGCCGGCGCAAGGCGGGCACGCTCGCATCGCTGGCACTGGTGATGGTGGGGGTGGCCAGCCCCGCCGTCGCCGTGGCGCAGAGTACCCAGGCGGCCGAGCGGGTCAGCGCGGCGACCCCCGCGGGCGGGGACCACTGCAGGCCGGACGGCCATCATCACCGCCCGGACCACCGCCCGGACCACCGTCCGGACCAGGGACCGGACCAGGGACCGGACCAGGGACCGGACTTCAACCCGGACGAGGGTCCCTGGGCGGCGGGCCTGATGGCCGGCCCCAACGGCGACGACAGGTGTGAGGAGGGGAGGCCCGGACCGGCAGGGCCGACGGGCGCCACAGGCGCCACCGGGGCGACGGGTGCGGACGGCGCCGACGGCGCGGACGGTGCTACGGGTGCCACCGGTGCGGATGGTGCGCCCGGCGCCACGGGCGCCACAGGCGCGACGGGTGCGGATGGTGCGCCTGGTGCCACGGGCGCTACGGGTGCCACCGGTGCGGATGGTGCGCCCGGCGCCACGGGTGCCACGGGCGCGACCGGCGCCACGGGCGCGGACGGTGCCACCGGTGCCACGGGCAGCACCGGCACCTCCGGGCTGAACGGCGCTGACGGTGCCACCGGGGCGACCGGTGCCACGGGTGCGGACGGCGCCGTCGGCGCCACGGGAGCCACTGGCGCCACCGGCCCCTGCAGCGACATCGACAGCATCGCGCCGTCGGGCACCGAGTCGTTCAGCGCCGCCCTCACGAACGGCATCGCCTACGCCGGCCGAGCGACCACGACCGGAGGCGTGCCGGTCTGGCAGAACATCACGGACGCGGACAACCCGGGCTTCCCGTTCGGCAGAGCCTGCGGCATCTCCATCATCGACCAGGGCAACAATGCCTTCATTCAGGTCCTGACCACGGACAACAGGGTCTACCAGACCCACGGCGACACCAACATGAACAACTTCATCTGGGACGAGGGCTGGATCGAACTGAGCCCCGGCCCGACCGGAGTCCTGCGCGGCAAGTCCTTCAAGGGAGACATGATGCTCGGAGCTCCCCCGAACCGCCTCCGCTAGGAGAGCCAGCGCGGAGGGGCCGGACGCATCCCGGATCTGGCGGATGCGTCCGGCCCCTCGGTCATACGCCGACAGCGCGTCCCCTCAGGCCACCACCTGGTACTCCGGCCCCAGCTTGGACAGCGCGAACGCGCGGTTCTCACCCACCCGTTCGCGCTGGCTCTCCGGAAGCCCGCCCTCCCGCAGGAGGCGGTCGCAGCACTCCAGCGACTCCTCGTACGCGCCGACCCAGTAGGCGGCGACCGCGAGCTCGTCGAGCGCGCGCCACTCGTACCAGTCGAACTCCACGAACAGGATGTCCTCGGGGCGCGGGATCCGCGCCGCCTGGCGGGCGAACAGGTACGCCAGCTGGAAGCGGCCGTCGAGGCGGCACAGGCGCGCCAGATCACCGAGCGCCTCCGCCCGCCCGGGGCGGCTCTCGTGGGCGCGGAGGTAGCGGTCCGTCACCTCGGCCGGCGGCCGCCGGAGCCGCGCCGCGAGCCGGGCCGCGTAGAGCTGGGCGCAGTAGGCCTCCTCGGCGAAGCCGCCCATGGACGCCCGCCGGTCGTAGGCGGCCAGGGACTTCTCCGGCTCGCCCGCGTCGCGCCAGCTCTGGGCGAGATAAAAGGCGTAGCGCGCGTTCTCGGGTTCCTTGAGCAGGCCCTTTTCGAGGATCTCGGCATCGCGGAGGTACTTGTCCCGGTCGCTGCCTTCGCCCTGGCGGGCTCCTCCGCCGACGATGCGGATATGGAAGCCTTCGAGTACTCCGCGGGTGAACGGCTCGTCGCAGTCGAGGTACTCGTGCAGCACGCCGACGTATTTCCAGGGCAATCGGGTGGAGACGAGGGCCGGCCGCCAGTGGATGACGGGACGGTGGTGCACCGCGACGCCGTACGAATCGAAGGTGAGCTCCGGCATACGGAATCCGGAATCGATTTCGATCACGTCGTCGGCGTCGACGAACAGCAGGTAGTCCGCGCTGGAGCGGGCCAGGTCGATCGCCTCGGTGCGGCTTCCGTCGAATCCCTTCCAGGGGCGTTCGTGCAGGACACCGGGGAGATCACCGAGGAATTCCCGGATGATCTCCTGGGTGCCGTCCGTCGACCCGGTGTCCACGATCACCCAGGTGTCGATCAAAGGGCGTACGGATTCGAGACAGCGCCTGATCACCGCGGCCTCGTTCTTCACGATCATGTTCAGGCAGATTTTTGCTTTCACGGATCCCGTCCACGGTGGGGGTGAAGACGATCGTGAGGCGACCGTAGGGATCCGGCCAAAGGGGTGCAAGGAAGCCACGAGGAGAGCCGCCATTGGGGCCCTGTCGCTGGTCCGATGAGATGACTGACGCGCGGGGCGACCGGTGCTTCCAATCCGATTTACCCACTATGGGCAAGGCGGCCCGTCCGGGCCGATCGCACATGGTTCCAATCGGTTTCGAGAAGGAGCGGCGTATATGAGCCCCGTGAACAGGACCAGGTCACCCCTTGGGCCGGTGGCCCGGCGGAGTGCTTTGGTGAAGGGAGGCACGCTGGCGTCACTCGCCCTGGTGGTGGCGGGCATCGCCAGCCCGGCGTTCGCCACCGCGCAGAGCATCGAGGCGCCCGAGACGGTCCGGGTGGCCGGTCCGGCCGGCGGCGGAGACTGCAAGGCGAAGCAGGACTCGAACTACGACCCGAGAACCGCCGGCACCCAGGCGGGTGCCCGCGGCGGCGACGACGACTGCGAGGGCCTGCGGGGGCCGACGGGTCCCACGGGGCCGCGCGGCCCGCGGGGCGAGCCGGGCGAGGACGGGGCCGACGGCGCCACAGGGGCGACGGGCGCCACGGGTCCGTGCACCGCCCTCGCCGCCTACAAGCCCAACGCGGCCACGGAGGTCAAGGCGGTCCTGGTGAACGGGCAGGCCTGGGTCGGCATCCGAAGCCTCACCCCGGCACCGCCGGATGACTTCGAGTGGAACAACCTGAGCAACAACACCGCCTTCCCCGCCGGGGCGTGCGGCATCTCGGTCAGTGACCAGGCCGGCCTCGTCAACGTCGAGACGGTGGCTCCCGACGGGCGCGTCTGGGAGACCACCTGCACGACGGATCCGGGGAACAACCCTCCGTCCCTCACGTGCGCCGCCCCGTGGGCCCCGGTGAACGTGCTGGTGGACAGCCCGCCGCTGCGTACCCGGGCCGACGAGGCCATGGCCCACAACCACCTGCCGAAGGCGCTGAAGTAGTCCCGGGGCCGGCGGGAGCGTCTACTCCGGCCGGTGGTCCGGGCCGCCGAAGTCCGGGCTGGTGAAGTCCGGAGGCGTGTAGCCGGGAGGGGAGCCCTGTGACGGGGCTCCCGGACTGGTGAAGTCGGGCCGGGTGTACCCCAGACTGGGGATGCGCCCGGCCCCTGGCGTGCGGGGGGTCGGGAAACCCGGGCCCGCGCTCGGATCGGCCAGCGCGTCCCGCAGGAACGGGATGATGCCGCGCTCCAGCAGGGCGTGCCGCCAGGCCTCGCGGGCCCGCGCCACCTCGTCGGGTATCGCCTCGGTCTCGTCCGCCGCCACCTCGGTCGCGCTGTTGCGGACGGCGGTGACCAGCAGGCCGATCACGGCGAAGAGCAGGGCGGCCGCGGTGAGCGCGCCGAAGAGCCAACCGGTCGTCAGCATCGTCTGCGCGAAGGCCGGTTCCGGTTCGATCATCTTCAGGATGTAGCCGACGAGCAGGAAGATCAGCATGGCGGTGCCCGCCAGGACGGGTGCGAGGACGGCGACCACGGCGCTGACGCCCGCGCCGCCGCCGCTCCGGTCCTCGCCCTCGTCCTCGATCGCGGCGGGTGCGCCGAGCAGCTGGTCGCGCCGCTCCCCGCGGACCTTCACATAGTGGCCGTACTCGGCAGCGGCGGCCGCCGCCAGCAGGGCGCTGGCGCCCTGGGCCATCGTGCGCAGCTGTTCGGCGTTCAGCCGCTCGCCGAGAGAGGCGAGTTCGGGCCGCTGGTCCGCGGCGCGCAGTGCCTCGTCGATGAGCCGGTCGAACTCCGGTCGGTCTTCGGTCAGCAGGTGCGGAGCGCTGGTCATGTGCATCCCCCGATGCTCCGTAGAAGCCGGTTTGCCGCGCGTAGACCCGGGTGCCGGCTGAAACGGAGGAGAGCCTGCTACGGATAGGGCGATGGTAGAGCGCCCACGCCACACCGTGACAGGGGCTTTCCGGAAATACCCCTCTGCGTGAGCTCTCAGTCGCTCAGCGGAAGTCGTACGACGAGCAGCTTGCCCGCCATCGTCACTCCGCCGTCCATCGCGATGGCGAGCCCGTCCGCGTAGACGTGCGGGCCGTCCACGGCCTCCGGGCCGCGCGCGTCGTCGCCGTCCTCCGTGCCCACCTCGCCCAGCAGGTACGGGATCGGGCTGTGGCCGTGCACGACGCGGCTGCCGCCGTAGGTGTCGAGGAGTTCACGGACGGCCTGCGGGCCGGTCTCCTCGTCGCGGAAGGCGAACCGCTTGGTGAACTTCCGGAAGAGATCCCACGTGATGTCCACGTCGCCACGATTGAGGAGCTCGTGGATGGTGTCGTTGACGTCCTCGATGGAGTCGCCGTAGTCGAGGTAGGCGGTGGTGTCGGAGTGCAGCAGCAGGTGGCCCTCCTCCAGCACGGCCGCGTCCAGCCGCGACATCCACTGCAGGTGTACGTCCTGCAGGCGCTCCATGTCGGTGCGCTGGCCGCCGTTGAGCAGCCAGGCCGCCTGGAAGGTGGCGGTGCCGGCGCCGGAGACGACGGGGGTGTCGCCGAACCGCTTGGCGCCGATGAGCAACAGCTCGTGATTGCCCATCAGGGCCTTGCAGTAGCCGCCGGCGGCGGCCGCCTCGGCGGACAGCCGCATGACGAGGTCGATGACGCCGATGCCGTCGGGGCCGCGGTCGGTGAAGTCGCCGAGGAACCAGAGCCGGGCGTTGCCCGCGGACCAGCGGCACTCCGAGTCGATCAGGCCCTGGGCCTGCAGCTCGGTGACGAGCTCGTCGAGGTAGCCGTGGACGTCGCCGACGACGTAGAGCGGGCCGGGTCCGGCGGTGTCCTGCGGGACGTACTGGACCTGGACGGTGTCGCCGGGGCCGCCGCCGAGCGAGCCGGGGCTGATGACGGGGAGGTCCCGGTAGGTCGGGGTGTAGCCGTCGGGCACGTCCTCCTCGGGACCCTGGCTCGTCGCCCGCACCGGCTCGGCCTCGGCGCGCGTGTCGGCGTCGGCGTGTCCCTGCGGCTGCGGGTGGCCCTGGGGGCCCGCGTGCGGGTGCTCCTCGCGGCGCGGGTCGTGGCGGGCGCCGTGGCGCGGATCCTGACGCGGGTCGTGGTGCGGGACCGGCGGCGCGGGAGGCGCGGTACGAGCGGGCGGCGCGGGAGGCTGCGGCGTGTCCTCGGGCTGCCGCGGCACGGCGGCCTGTGCGGCGTCCTCGTAGTACGCGGGGTATTCGCCGTACACGGGGGCCTCGTCCGGCATACCGGTGGATACGGCGTACCGCGCGGCGGGTTCGGTGACTGGCACCCGGAAGTCCCGCAGCGTTTCCGTCCGCATCGCGGGTCCCTGACCGGCCCCCTGAGTCATCGACCCCTCCACCACCGTCGCGCTGCCGTACACCTGCGGACCCTCCTGACCTCCGGGGAGGAGGGTCCGTGATGTCGTGCGCCCATCATAGGAATGCGGCTCGCGCTGTGTGACGCACCAGGGGTGGTGAATCCTTTGCGGAGCGTATCGTTCCTACCATTTTTGCCCGATATCGGCGCTGCTGAAATCTTGGACCGTCCGATGATCAGGCCGACCGGGCGGTCTGGCGGTCAGTCCTGGGCCGGAGATCGAGGCGGGCTGACGGTCGTACGGGGCTGCCTGCGCTGCGACGAGGTACGGATGATCAGCTCGGTCGGGACGACCTGTTCGACGGGGCGTCCCGTGTCCACGCCCTCGATCGCGTCGATGAGCAACTGCACGACGGCGGTGCCGATGCGGCGCGGTTTGAGGGACAGGGTGGTGATGGGCGGCTCGGTGTTGGCGTACACGGTGGACTCGCTGCAGCAGACGAGCAGCAGGTCCTCGGGGACGCGCAGGCCGTAGCGGCGGGCGGCGGCGAGCAGGTCGGTGCCGTTGGGGTCGAAGAGCCCGTAGACGGCGTCGGGGCGGTCGGGGCGGGCGAGGAGCCGGTCGGCGGCCACGGCGCCCGCGCACGGGTCGTGGGCGGGGTAGGACTCGTAGACGGGGTCCTGGCCGACGCGCTCGCACCAGTTGAGGTACGCGGTGGTGGACAGGCGGGTGTAGGTGTCGGTGGTGGTGCCGGTCAGCAGCCCGATCCGGCGGGCGCCGGCGGCGGCGAGGTGGTCGAGGAGGCCGAGCACGGCGGCCTCGTGGTCGTTGTCGACCCAGGCGGTGACGGGGAGGGAGCCGGCGGGCCGGCCGTCCGAGACGACGGGCAGGCCCTGGCGGACCAGCTCGGTGACGACGGGGTCGTGGTCGGAGGGGTCGATCACGACGGTGCCGTCGAGAGCCACGTTCGACCACACGTCGTGGCGCGAGGTGGCGGGGAGGATGACGAGTGCGTAGCCGCGGGCGAGCGCCGCCGAGGTGGCGGCCCTGGCCATCTCGGCGAAGTAGGCGAATTCGGTGAAGGTGAAAGGTTCATCCCCGTACGTGGTCACGGTCAGGCCGATGAGGCCGGACTTGCCGGTACGGAGGGTGCGGGCGGCGGCCGACGGGCGGTAGCCGAGCCGGTCGGCGACTTCGCGAACATGGCGGCGGGTGGCG
This DNA window, taken from Streptomyces sp. TN58, encodes the following:
- a CDS encoding phage holin family protein, which translates into the protein MTNFVVKTLANAAALAVAVWLLAGITLDDGSSLGRRTLTLILVALVFGLVNLIVKPLVKLLSLPLFVLTLGLFTLVVNALMLLLTSWLATQLDLSFHVDGFWTALLGGLIISVVSWAVNMVLPDKD
- a CDS encoding cupin domain-containing protein; protein product: MKAFRLDELEAERAANDGAYLQFLRERNMSVGLYALDAGQTDPQRPHGQDEVYFVVSGRASITVGDETTTVARGSVVYVPAGVPHKFHHITEDLKVMVVFSPPES
- a CDS encoding DUF5326 family protein encodes the protein MNGIREIFAGMPWWVKWVAVPLLALFVFGGVITSILGALISFAFKLLLFVGLVAGLIFVVKKVGGGTSKSSSGEW
- a CDS encoding IclR family transcriptional regulator, with the translated sequence MPTLIGSVQRALRLLEAAGSHSGGAPAKQLAREAGLPLPTAYHLLRTLTHEGYLRRECGVFVLGDAAGRLAGGGLQQKRRSMILDSLAHFRDVVGAPVYFAVYREGEIEVVGVSDTPGSPACEEWADFRETGYAHAIGQCLLGQLDEDARKDYYDRHPVEAITPYTVRDLRSLENRIGALGRMQPVIERQEYALGTVCAAIPITAGDAAATMAISLPLHQEDRLLYVVDRLRSEVGALLSTLSFSISI
- a CDS encoding SsgA family sporulation/cell division regulator; the protein is MRESVQAEVMMSFLVSEELSFRIPVELRYDTRDPYAVRLTFHLPGDAPVTWAFGRELLLDGINKPCGDGDVHIAPTSPEELSDVHIRLQVGGDRALFRASAAPLVAFLDRTDRLVPLGQERNTGDFEEHLDEALGRILAESQQNEQNAG
- a CDS encoding YibE/F family protein, producing MTSSPQPPIEPTDPGVHTGHTHDGHGHSSGHSHSHGHGPAAPVSKHLRKVIAAVLIPFAAAVFVGLVVLWPGGTPAHERTGVGFDRQTQQARVVSLEHVDCKSVNAAQVPAAGGTPTAPGGGARGAQTGECKKATVEIGSGPDRGRTFVEIVQPGAPRQLADGQEVVVAYAPDAPRDLQYSVIDVNRKLPLAVLAGIFALSVVLVGRMRGLFALIALVVSFGVLTLFILPAILQGSNPLVVAVVGASAIMLIALYMCHGLTARTSVAVLGTLVSLLLIGLLGSVFIDWAFLSGNTDDNTGLIHGLYPDIDMSGLLLAGVIIGSLGVLDDVTVTQTSAVWELHQADPSMGPRSLYRAAIRIGRDHIASVVNTLVLAYAGAALPLLLLFSIANSSMGSVANSELVAVEIVRTLVGSIGLVASVPVTTALAALVVSADRPESPGAAPAAAAAPASGPVRGRGRRRKR
- the thiC gene encoding phosphomethylpyrimidine synthase ThiC, whose translation is MTIQDARTPAVSQEADGGAERKPGWHKGYVAGSRPDIRVPVRQVHLTNGKDVTLYDTSGPYTDPQIETDVRRGLAPLRENWIIGRGDTEEYAGRPVRPEDDGIKHTSPRGGLKNLDAVFPGRPRQPRRGRDGAAVTQLAYARRGEITPEMEYVAIRENVSPEVVREEIAAGRAVLPANVNHPEIEPMIIGKKFLVKVNANIGNSAVTSSIEEEVEKMTWATRWGADTVMDLSTGRNIHTTREWVLRNSPVPIGTVPLYQALEKVDGRAEELTWEIYKDTVIEQAEQGVDYMTVHAGVLLPYVPLTARRKTGIVSRGGSIMAAWCLAHHKENFLYTNFEELCEILATYDVTYSLGDGLRPGSIADANDAAQFAELKTLGELNTIAKRHNVQTMIEGPGHVPMHKIKENIDLQQEICEEAPFYTLGPLTTDVAPAYDHITSGIGAAMIAWWGTAMLCYVTPKEHLGLPNRDDVKTGVITYKISAHAADLAKGHPGAQEWDDALSDARFEFRWEDQFNLALDPDTAREFHDETLPAEPAKTAHFCSMCGPKFCSMKISQDIRREHGGDLKADEIQAGMAEKSAEFAASGNRVYLPLAD
- a CDS encoding tetratricopeptide repeat-containing glycosyltransferase; its protein translation is MKAKICLNMIVKNEAAVIRRCLESVRPLIDTWVIVDTGSTDGTQEIIREFLGDLPGVLHERPWKGFDGSRTEAIDLARSSADYLLFVDADDVIEIDSGFRMPELTFDSYGVAVHHRPVIHWRPALVSTRLPWKYVGVLHEYLDCDEPFTRGVLEGFHIRIVGGGARQGEGSDRDKYLRDAEILEKGLLKEPENARYAFYLAQSWRDAGEPEKSLAAYDRRASMGGFAEEAYCAQLYAARLAARLRRPPAEVTDRYLRAHESRPGRAEALGDLARLCRLDGRFQLAYLFARQAARIPRPEDILFVEFDWYEWRALDELAVAAYWVGAYEESLECCDRLLREGGLPESQRERVGENRAFALSKLGPEYQVVA